In Brachypodium distachyon strain Bd21 chromosome 2, Brachypodium_distachyon_v3.0, whole genome shotgun sequence, one genomic interval encodes:
- the LOC100826132 gene encoding threonine synthase, chloroplastic yields MATAAATTTSSLSLLFAHPHSNRSSAPQRFDRSHLRLPPRAAPHRARCASDASTTATKPRRPAEENIREEAARLRGPSNNFSAWYEPFPPTSDGDPNERYSLDEVVYRSSTGGLLDVRHDMEALARFPGSYWRDLFDSRVGRTTWPYGSGVWSKKEFVLPEIDSDHIVSLFEGNTNLFWAERLGREYLGGMNDLWVKQCGTSHTGSFKDLGMTVLVSQVNRLRRAPLSRPINGVGCASTGDTSAALSAYCAAAGIPAIVFLPADRISLQQLIQPIANGATVLSLDTDFDGCMRLIREVTAELPIYLANSLNSLRLEGQKTAAIEILQQFNWQVPDWVIVPGGNLGNIYAFYKGFEMCRTLGLVDRVPRLVCAQAANANPLYRYYKSGWTDFQSLVAETTFASAIQIGDPVSVDRAVVALKATDGIVEEATEEELMDAMALADLTGMFACPHTGVALSALFKLRGQGIIGPNDRTVVVSTAHGLKFTQSKIDYHDKNIKDMLCQYANPPVSVKADFGSVMDVLQKKLNGKI; encoded by the coding sequence ATGGCGACGgctgccgccaccaccacctcctcacTCTCCCTCCTCTTCGCCCACCCGCACTCCAACCGCTCTTCCGCCCCTCAGCGCTTCGACAGGtcccacctccgcctcccgccgcgTGCTGCGCCACATCGCGCGCGCTGCGCCTCCGACGCATCCACGACTGCCACgaagccccgccgccccgcggAGGAGAACAtcagggaggaggccgcgcGCCTCCGCGGCCCCTCCAACAACTTCTCGGCGTGGTACGAGCCGTTCCCCCCGACCTCCGATGGCGACCCCAACGAGCGCTACTCGCTCGACGAGGTCGTCTACCGCTCCAGCACCGGCGGCCTCCTCGACGTCCGCCACGACATGGAGGCACTCGCGCGCTTCCCGGGCTCCTACTGGCGCGACCTCTTCGACTCCCGCGTCGGCCGCACCACCTGGCCCTACGGCTCCGGGGTCTGGTCCAAGAAGGAATTCGTGCTCCCGGAGATTGACTCGGACCACATCGTCTCCCTCTTCGAGGGCAACACCAACCTCTTCTGGGCGGAGCGCCTCGGCCGGGAGTACCTCGGCGGGATGAACGACCTCTGGGTCAAGCAGTGCGGCACCTCCCACACGGGCTCCTTCAAGGACCTCGGCATGACGGTGCTCGTCAGCCAGGTCAACCGCCTCCGCCGAGCTCCGCTCTCGCGCCCCATCAACGGCGTAGGGTGCGCGTCCACGGGTGACACCTCGGCCGCTCTCTCCGCGTActgcgctgccgccggcaTCCCGGCCATCGTCTTTCTCCCTGCCGACCGCATCTCGCTACAGCAGCTTATCCAGCCGATCGCCAACGGCGCGACAGTGCTATCCCTTGACACCGATTTCGATGGATGTATGCGGTTAATTAGGGAAGTGACAGCTGAGCTACCCATATACCTTGCCAACTCACTCAACTCGCTTCGACTTGAGGGGCAGAAGACTGCAGCCATCGAGATATTGCAACAGTTTAATTGGCAGGTGCCGGACTGGGTCATTGTTCCAGGAGGCAATCTTGGGAACATTTATGCTTTCTACAAGGGGTTTGAGATGTGCCGTACTCTTGGGCTAGTTGATCGTGTTCCACGGCTTGTCTGTGCACAGGCTGCAAACGCAAATCCATTGTACCGGTACTACAAGTCTGGGTGGACTGACTTCCAGTCACTTGTTGCTGAAACTACATTTGCATCTGCCATACAGATTGGTGATCCAGTATCTGTTGATCGTGCGGTTGTTGCGCTCAAGGCAACTGATGGTATTGTCGAAGAAGCTACAGAGGAGGaactcatggatgcaatggcGCTTGCTGACCTCACTGGGATGTTTGCTTGCCCACACACAGGGGTTGCACTTTCTGCTCTGTTCAAGCTCCGGGGCCAGGGCATAATTGGTCCTAATGATCGTACCGTGGTCGTTAGTACAGCCCATGGGCTGAAGTTCACACAGTCAAAGATCGATTACCATGATAAGAACATCAAAGACATGTTGTGCCAGTATGCCAATCCACCAGTCAGTGTGAAGGCTGACTTCGGTTCTGTCATGGATGTTCTCCAGAAGAAGCTCAATGGTAAGATCTGA
- the LOC100840518 gene encoding putative receptor-like protein kinase At3g47110, translated as MAALLYIRMVLLLVSLMPRAAQPALAPPTKPTDLAALFAFKAQVKDPLGILDSNWSTSASPCSWVGVSCDRRGHHVTGLEFDGVPLQGSIAPQLGNLSFLSSLVLSNTSLVGPVPRELGGLPRLQNLVLSYNSLSGTIPSTLGNLTSLESLYLDSNNLFGSMPSELGNLNNLQSLRLSNNDLSGLIPPGLFNNTPNLRLVRLGSNRLTGAIPDSIGSLSKLEMLVLERNLLSGPMPPAIFNMSQLQTIAITRNNLSGPIPSNESFYLPMLEFISLGENQFDGPIPHGLSACKNLHMLSLPVNNFTGPVPSWLAMMPNLTRIYLSTNGLTGKIPMELSNNTGLLGLDLSQNKLEGGVPPEYGQLRNLSYLSFANNRITGSIPESIGYLSNLTVIDFVGNDLTGSVPISFGNLLNLRRIWLSGNQLSGDLDFLSALSKCRSLKTIAMTNNAFTGRLPAYIGNLSTVLETFIADNNGITGSIPSTLANLTNLLVLSLSGNKLSGRIPTPITAMSNLQELNLANNSLSGTIPTEINGLKSLSSLHLDNNRLVGSIPSSVSNLSQIQIMTLSYNLLSSTIPTGLWHHQKLMELDLSENSFSGSLPVDIGKLTAISKMDLSNNQLSGDIPASFGELQMMIYLNLSSNLLEGSVPDSVGKLLSIEELDFSSNALSGAIPKSLANLTYLTNLNLSFNRLDGKIPEGGVFSNITLKSLMGNRALCGLPREGIARCQNNMHSTSKQLLLKVILPAVVTLFILSACLCMLVRKKMNKHEKMPLPTDTDLVNYQLISYHELVRATSNFSDDNLLGAGGFGKVFRGQLDDESVIAIKVLNMQDEVASKSFDTECRALRMARHRNLVRIVSTCSNLEFKALVLEYMPNGSLDDWLHSNGGRHISFLQQLGIMLDVAMAMEYLHHQHFEVVLHFDLKPSNILLDMDMIAHVADFGISKLLAGDDNSIVLTSMPGTVGYMAPEFGSTGKASRRSDVYSFGIVVLEIFTRKKPTDPMFVGELSLRQWVSEAFPHELSTVTDSAILQNEPKYGTDMKSNPSDAPSTILNTCLVSIIELGLLCSRTAPDERMPMDDVVVRLNKIKTNYCSQLAN; from the exons ATGGCTGCTCTTCTCTACATCCGCATGGTGCTGCTCCTCGTCTCACTGATGCCACGTGCTGCACAGCCGGCACTCGCCCCGCCAACCAAACCCACAGACCTCGCTGCGCTGTTCGCCTTCAAAGCACAGGTCAAGGACCCTCTTGGTATCCTCGACAGCAACTGGAGCACCAGTGCATCGCCTTGCTCGTGGGTTGGGGTCTCGTGCGACCGACGCGGGCATCATGTGACAGGCCTAGAGTTCGACGGCGTGCCGCTCCAGGGCAGCATCGCCCCACAGCTCGGCaacctctccttcctctccagCCTTGTTCTCAGCAACACCAGCCTCGTGGGCCCTGTGCCGAGAGAGCTTGGTGGCCTGCCTCGGCTCCAAAATCTTGTCCTCTCATACAACAGCTTGTCAGGTACCATCCCCTCCACACTTGGCAACCTCACAAGCCTTGAGTCTCTTTATCTTGATAGCAACAACCTCTTCGGGTCAATGCCAAGTGAGCTCGGGAATCTGAACAATCTTCAGTCTCTAAGACTGTCAAATAATGACTTGAGCGGGCTGATACCTCCTGGCTTGTTCAACAACACACCCAATTTGCGTTTAGTACGATTAGGCTCAAACAGGCTGACAGGAGCAATTCCTGATAGCATCGGCTCATTGTCGAAGCTGGAGATGCTAGTCCTGGAACGCAATCTTCTATCAGGCCCCATGCCTCCTGCTATCTTCAATATGTCCCAGCTGCAAACTATAGCTATCACAAGGAACAACCTCTCAGGTCCAATCCCTTCAAATGAGAGCTTTTACCTCCCTATGTTGGAGTTTATCTCCCTCGGTGAAAATCAGTTTGATGGACCTATCCCGCATGGTCTTTCAGCATGCAAGAACCTTCACATGCTCTCCCTTCCTGTGAATAATTTCACTGGTCCTGTGCCATCATGGCTGGCAATGATGCCAAACCTCACCAGAATTTACCTGTCAACAAATGGTCTCACTGGAAAGATCCCTATGGAACTGAGCAACAAtactgggcttcttggtttggACCTCAGCCAGAACAAGCTTGAGGGGGGAGTCCCACCAGAGTATGGACAGCTGAGAAACCTCAGTTATCTAAGCTTTGCAAACAACCGAATAACAGGTTCCATTCCAGAATCCATAGGCTATCTTTCTAACCTCACAGTAATAGATTTTGTTGGAAATGATTTGACTGGATCGGTGCCAATTTCATTTGGGAACCTGCTGAACCTTCGTCGTATCTGGCTCAGTGGGAACCAGCTCAGTGGGGACCTCGACTTCTTGTCCGCACTTTCAAAATGCAGGAGCCTGAAAACAATTGCCATGACAAACAACGCATTCACAGGGAGGCTACCAGCCTATATTGGAAACCTTAGCACGGTCCTCGAAACATTTATAGCAGATAACAATGGGATCACCGGAAGCATCCCTAGTACATTGGCTAATCTTACCAACTTATTGGTTCTGTCTCTGAGTGGAAACAAGCTGAGCGGGAGGATCCCCACACCAATCACTGCAATGAGCAATCTCCAAGAACTCAACCTCGCAAATAATAGCTTGTCTGGCACCATACCAACAGAAATCAATGGATTAAAAAGCTTGTCTAGCTTGCATCTTGACAACAATAGACTTGTTGGTTCCATTCCAAGTAGTGTCAGCAACCTAAGCCAGATACAGATTATGACACTATCCTACAACTTATTGTCTTCCACAATACCAACAGGTCTATGGCACCATCAGAAACTAATGGAGCTTGATTTGTCAGAGAACTCTTTCAGTGGTTCCCTACCTGTCGACATAGGGAAACTGACGGCAATTAGCAAGATGGATCTATCAAACAACCAGCTATCAGGTGACATCCCAGCTTCCTTTGGCGAATTGCAGATGATGATTTATCTGAATCTGTCCAGCAACTTACTAGAAGGATCGGTACCAGACTCAGTTGGCAAGTTACTAAGTATTGAGGAGTTAGATTTCTCCTCCAATGCACTTTCTGGTGCCATTCCAAAGTCCTTGGCCAATCTCACATACCTTACCAACTTGAACCTATCTTTCAACAGGTTAGATGGAAAGATACCAGAAGGAGGTGTGTTCTCCAACATCACTCTAAAATCATTGATGGGAAACAGAGCACTCTGCGGCCTTCCAAGGGAAGGAATAGCGCGATGCCAGAACAACATGCACTCAACGTCAAAACAACTACTGCTGAAAGTCATATTACCTGCAGTAGTGACACTATTTATTTTATCTGCTTGCCTGTGCATGTtggttagaaaaaaaatgaataagcATGAAAAGATGCCATTACCCACAGACACAGATTTGGTGAATTACCAGTTGATCTCATACCATGAGCTTGTCCGTGCAACAAGCAACTTCAGTGATGATAACCTGCTAGGGGCTGGAGGCTTTGGTAAAGTCTTCAGAGGTCAGCTAGATGATGAGTCTGTCATTGCAATAAAGGTTCTCAATATGCAAGACGAAGTAGCTTCAAAGAGCTTTGACACAGAATGCCGCGCACTACGAATGGCCCGGCATCGGAACTTGGTGAGGATAGTTAGCACTTGCTCCAATCTTGAGTTTAAAGCACTGGTTCTTGAGTATATGCCCAATGGTAGTTTAGATGATTGGCTGCATTCAAATGGAGGAAGGCACATTAGTTTCCTACAACAGCTTGGAATCATGCTGGATGTTGCAATGGCGATGGAGTATCTACATCACCAGCACTTCGAAGTTGTCCTGCATTTTGATTTAAAGCCTAGCAATATTTTGCTTGACATGGACATGATTGCACATGTTGCTGACTTCGGAATTTCCAAGCTGCTGGCGGGAGATGACAACTCTATTGTGTTAACAAGCATGCCAGGCACAGTAGGATACATGGCACCAG AGTTTGGATCAACAGGAAAAGCATCACGGAGGAGTGACGTTTACAGCTTCGGGATTGTTGTCCTTGAAATCTTCACAAGGAAAAAACCAACTGATCCAATGTTTGTTGGTGAGTTGAGCTTAAGACAGTGGGTTAGTGAAGCATTCCCACATGAACTCTCTACTGTCACTGACTCTGCCATACTGCAAAATGAACCAAAGTATGGTACTGATATGAAAAGCAATCCCTCTGATGCCCCATCCACCATCTTAAATACTTGCCTAGTGTCCATCATTGAGTTGGGCTTGCTTTGCTCTAGAACTGCACCTGATGAGAGAATGCCAATGGATGATGTGGTTGTCAGATTAAACAAGATCAAGACAAATTATTGTTCTCAGCTAGCGAATTAA
- the LOC100824693 gene encoding AP2/ERF and B3 domain-containing protein Os01g0693400 — protein sequence MDSSSCLADETNSGGASTDKLKALVAAATATAPLERMGSGASAVLDAAEPGAEADSGRVVQQGAGVGGKLPSSKYKGVVPQPNGRWGAQIYERHQRVWLGTFAGEADAARAYDVAAQRFRGRDAVTNFRPLSESSPDPADAAELRFLASRSKAEVVDMLRKHTYFDELAQSRRAFAAAAASVPTIASRHNGQHSSPSPFPAAAAAAAAAAREHLFDKTVTPSDVGKLNRLVIPKQHAEKHFPLQLPAAAAAGGGGESCKGLLLNFEDAGGKVWRFRYSYWNSSQSYVLTKGWSRFVKEKGLHAGDVVGFYRSVAGAGEDSKLFIDCKLRPNSTNTAAAAVFTDLPVDQSAPVAKPVRLFGVDLTIQPAPEQGTAGCKRTTRDFVKPAGPQVPFKKQCIKLALV from the coding sequence ATGGACAGCTCCAGCTGCCTCGCGGATGAAACcaacagcggcggcgcgtccacggacaagctcaaggcgctggtcgcggcggccacggccacggcacCGCTGGAACGCATGGGCAGCGGCGCAAGCGCGGTGCTGGACGCGGCCGAGCCTGGCGCCGAGGCGGACTCCGGCCGTGTCGTGCAGCAGGGCGCCGGCGTTGGCGGGAAGCTCCCCTCGTCCAAGTACAAGGGCGTCGTCCCGCAGCCCAACGGGCGCTGGGGCGCGCAGATCTACGAGCGGCACCAGCGCGTGTGGCTCGGCACcttcgccggcgaggccgacgCGGCGCGCGCCTACGACGTCGCCGCGCAGCGCTTCCGCGGCCGCGACGCCGTCACCAACTTCCGCCCGCTCTCCGAGTCCAGCCCCgaccccgccgacgccgccgagctccgctTCCTCGCCTCCCGCTCCAAGGCGGAGGTCGTCGACATGCTCCGCAAGCACACATACTTCGACGAGCTCGCCCAGAGCAGGCGCGCtttcgccgccgctgctgcttccgTCCCCACCATCGCCTCGCGCCATAACGGGCAGCACTCTTCGCCAAGTCCGttccctgccgcggcagcggctgccgctgccgcggcaagGGAGCACCTGTTCGACAAGACGGTCACGCCCAGCGACGTGGGCAAGCTGAACAGGCTGGTGATACCGAAGCAGCACGCGGAGAAGCACTTCCCGCTGCAGctccccgcggccgccgcggccgggggcggcggcgagagctGCAAGGGCCTGCTGCTCAACTTCGAGGACGCCGGCGGCAAGGTGTGGCGGTTCCGCTACTCGTACTGGAACAGCAGCCAGAGCTACGTGCTCACCAAGGGCTGGAGCCGCTTCGTCAAGGAGAAGGGACTCCACGCCGGAGACGTCGTCGGCTTCTACCGctccgtcgccggcgccggggaagacaGCAAGCTCTTCATCGACTGCAAGCTGCGGCCCAACAGTACtaacaccgccgccgccgcagtctTTACGGACCTCCCTGTGGATCAGTCGGCTCCTGTGGCCAAGCCCGTGAGGCTCTTCGGCGTTGACTTGACCATACAGCCGGCCCCGGAGCAGGGGACGGCCGGGTGCAAGAGGACTACCAGGGACTTCGTGAAACCGGCCGGCCCGCAAGTGCCGTTCAAGAAGCAATGCATAAAGCTCGCACTAGTGTAG
- the LOC100826443 gene encoding peptidyl-tRNA hydrolase, mitochondrial gives MRLLSGVSASRLPCPLLSFARARPRCVPRSSSISACRAASSSAASTGDGGARKPWLFVGLGNPGKIYQSTRHNVGFEMIDVIAEAEGISLSSMQFKAMVGRGRIGDVPIMLAKPQTFMNASGESVGQLVSYFKIPLNQVLVMYDDLDLPFAKLRLLPKGGHGGHNGMRSIINHLKQTHDFPRLRIGIGRPPGKMDPANFVLRPFTKKEQEELDFTFHRGLEAVRIMTVEGFNKSATFVNTVQSSEMLNR, from the exons atgcggcTGCTCTCCGGCGTCTCGGCTTCCCGCCTCCCCTGCCCTCTCCTCTCGTTCGCCCGCGCAAGGCCTAGATGTGTGCCGCGCTCTTCCTCCATCTCCGCGTGCCGGGCCGCCTCCTCGTCAGCTGCGTCCACTggtgacggcggcgcgcggaagCCGTGGCTGTTCGTTGGGCTCGGGAACCCCGGGAAGATTTACCAGAGTACTCGCCACAAC GTTGGATTTGAGATGATTGATGTTATAGCAGAAGCTGAGGGTATATCACTCAGCAGTATGCAGTTCAAGGCAATGGTTGGCAGAG GTCGTATTGGAGATGTCCCTATCATGCTTGCCAAGCCGCAAACATTTATGAATGCAAGCGGTGAGTCT GTTGGGCAGCTGGTTTCGTATTTCAAGATACCACTTAATCAAGTTCTTGTG ATGTATGATGATCTAGATTTACCCTTCGCAAAATTGCGACTACTGCCAAAAGGTGGACATGGCGGGCATAATGG GATGAGAAGCATTATCAATCATCTCAAACAGACTCATGATTTTCCACGTCTAAGAATTG GCATTGGACGACCACCTGGGAAGATGGATCCAGCTAATTTTGTTCTTAGGCCATTCACCAAGAAAGAGCAAGAAGAG ctCGATTTCACGTTCCATAGGGGCTTGGAAGCAGTAAGAATAATGACAGTTGAAGGATTCAACAAAAGCGCTACTTTCGTGAACACTGTGCAATCATCCGAAATGCTGAATAGGTGA
- the LOC100825819 gene encoding transcription initiation factor TFIID subunit 11 — MDRRPELRRSMTLSEQLSTPDQAIRDFLKIPNDDSHLDDADRTAADSAGSGGMWKPLRDRLRLRHTANAWSSTPSQKSPTTSSDGSGSTGGNLKNNNNNNRSNKYIYAPGEATAAFSRTTSLRQTPTFSRATSTRVGPTAAVGRMDRSREINHNDEGSDEESEHDEEEDDDEEKDNEEDAEAPAAQMSLMALLGQSDDTWDEDDEDEDGDGGGGAGNKGAAHGGGGDEDEDDGDGDGEGREEEMVHVCCVCMVRHKGAAFIPCGHTFCRLCSRELWVSRGNCPLCNGFIQEILDIF; from the coding sequence ATGgaccggcggccggagcttcGGCGGTCGATGACGCTCTCGGAGCAGCTGTCCACGCCCGACCAGGCCATCCGCGACTTCCTCAAGATCCCCAACGACGACAGCCACCTGGACGACGCCGACCGCACCGCCGCAGACAGcgcaggcagcggcggcatgTGGAAGCCGCTGCGCGACCGTCTCCGGCTCCGCCACACCGCGAACGCCTGGTCCTCCACCCCGTCCCAGAAGAGCCCCACGACGTCGTCCGACGGCAGCGGATCCACTGGCGGAAAcctcaagaacaacaacaacaacaaccgcAGCAACAAGTACATCTACGCCCCGGGCGAGGCCACGGCGGCCTTCTCCCGCACCACCTCGCTCCGCCAGACGCCCACCTTCTCCCGCGCCACCTCCACCCGCGTCggccccaccgccgccgtcggccgcaTGGATCGCTCCCGCGAGATCAACCACAACGACGAGGGCTCCGATGAGGAATCCGAAcacgacgaggaggaagacgacgacgaggagaagGACAACGAGGAGGACGCTGAGGCTCCGGCGGCGCAGATGTCCCTGATGGCGCTTCTGGGGCAGTCGGACGACACGtgggacgaggacgacgaggacgaggacggggacggcggcggcggggccggcaaTAAGGGCgcggcgcacggcggcggcggcgacgaggacgaggacgacggcgacggcgacggcgagggccgcgaggaggagatggtgcACGTGTGCTGCGTCTGCATGGTGCGACACAAGGGCGCGGCGTTCATCCCCTGCGGCCACACTTTCTGCCGCCTCTGCTCCCGCGAGCTCTGGGTCAGCCGCGGCAACTGCCCGCTCTGCAACGGCTTCATCCAGGAGATCCTCGACATCTTCTGA